TCCCAACTCATCACAACCACTCCCACCTCACTACAACCACTCCCACCTCACCACGACTACTCCCACCTCATCACaaccactcccacctcatcacAACCACTCCCACCTCACTACAACCACTCCCACCTCACCACGACTACTCCCACCTCATCACAACCACTCCAACCTCACCTCAAGCACTCCCACCTCATCACAACCACTCCCACCTCAGCACGACCACTCCCACCTCACCACGACTACTCCCACCTCATCACAACCACTCCAACCTCACCTCAAGCACTCCCACCTCATCACAACCACTCCCACCTCACTACAACCACTCCCACCTCACCACGACTACTCCCACCTCAGCACGACCACTCCCACCTCACCACGACTACTCCCACCTCACCACaaccactcccacctcatcacAACCACTCCCACCTTACCACAACCACTCCCACCTCACCACAACCACTCCCACCTCACCACGACTACTCCCACCTCACCACGACCACACCCACCTCACCACGACTACTCCCACCTCACCTCAAGCACCCACCTCACCACGACTACTCCAACCTCATCACGACCACTCCCACCTCACCACAAGCACTCCCACCTCACCTCAAGCACTCCCACCTCATCACAACCACTCCCACCTCACTACAACCACTCCCACCTCTGTCCTCCACCTCAGCCCGACCCTCCCACCTCTCACCACaaccactcccacctcatcacAACCACTCCCACCTTACCACAACCACTCCCACCTCACCACAACCACTCCCACCTCACCACGACTACTCCCACCTCAGCACGACCACTCCCACCTCACCACGACTACTCCCACCTCACCTCAAGCACCCACCTCACCACGACTACTCCAACCTCATCACGACCACTCCCACCTCACCACAAGCACTCCCACCTCACCTCAAGCACTCCCACCTTACCACaaccactcccacctcatcacAACCACTCCCACCTCACCACgaccactcccacctcatcacgaccactcccacctcatcacAACCACTCCCACCTCAGCACGACCACTCCCACCTCACTCCAACCACTTCCACCTCAGCACgaccactcccacctcatcacAACCCCTCCCACCTCAGTACGACCACTCCCTCCTCACTCCAACCACTTCCACCTCAGCACgaccactcccacctcatcacAACCACTCCCACCTCAGCACGACCACTCCCTCCTCACTCCAACCACTTCCACCTCAGCACGACCACTCCCACCTCACTCCAACCACTTCCACCTCAGCACGACCACTCCCACCTCACTACAACCACTTCCACCTCAGCACGACCACTCCCTCCTCACTCCAACCACTTCCACCTCAGCACGACCACTCCCACCTCACTACAACCACTTCCACCTCATCACAACCACTCCCACCTTACCACaaccactcccacctcatcacAACCACTCCCACCTCACCACGACCACTCCCACCTCACCACgaccactcccacctcatcacaaccactcccacctcatcacgaccactcccacctcatcacAACCACTCCCACCTCAGCACGACCACTCCCACCTCACTACgaccactcccacctcatcacAACCAATCCCACCTCATCACAACCCCTCCCACCTCACCACGACCACTCCCACCTCACCACGACCACTCCCACCTAATCACGAACACTCCCACCTCACTACaaccactcccacctcatcacTACACCTCCAACCTCAGCACgaccactcccacctcatcacAACCACTCCCACCTCAGCACGACCACTCCCACCTCACCACGACCACTCCCACCTCACCAAaaccactcccacctcatcacAACCACTCCCACCTCAGCACGACCACTCCCACCTCACCACGACCACTCCCACCTCACCAAAACCACTCCCACCTCACCACGACCACTCCCACCTCACCACGACCACTCCCACCTCAGCACGACCACTCCCACCTCACCAAAACCACTCCCACCTCACCACGACCACTCCCACCTCAGCACGACCACTCCCACCTCACCACaaccactcccacctcatcacAACCACTCTCACCTCATCACAACCACTCCCACCTCACCACgaccactcccacctcatcatgaccactcccacctcatcacAACCACTCCCACCTCAGCACGACCACTCCCACCTCACTACAACCACTTCCACCTCATCACgaccactcccacctcatcacAACCCCTCCCACCTCACCACAACCACTCCCACCTCACTACAACCACTTCCACCTCAGCACGACCACTCCCACCTCACTACAACCACTTCCACCTCATCACAACCACTCCCACCTTACCACaaccactcccacctcatcacAACCACTCCCACCTCACCACGACCACTCCCACCTCACCACgaccactcccacctcatcacgaccactcccacctcatcacAACCACTCCCACCTCAGCACGACCACTCCCACCTCACTACgaccactcccacctcatcacaaccactcccacctcatcacAACCCCTCCCACCTCACCACGACCACTCCCACCTCACCACGACCACTCCCACCTAATCACGAACACTTCCACCTCACTACAACCACTCCTACCTCATCACAACCACTCCCACCTCAGCACGACCACTCCCACCTCACCACGACCACTCCCACCTCACCAAaaccactcccacctcatcacAACCACTCCCACCTCAGCACGACCACTCCCACCTCACCACGACCACTCCCATCTCACAAAAACCACTCCCACCTCACCACAACCACTCCCACCTCACCACGACCACTCCCACCTCAGCACGACCACTCCCACCTCACCACaaccactcccacctcatcacAACCACTCCCACCTCAGCAAGACCACTCCCACCTCAGCACGACCACTCCCACCTCAGCACGACCACTTCCACCTCACCACcaccactcccacctcatcacgaccactcccacctcatcacAACCACTCCCACCTCACCACCACCACTCCCACCTCACCACcaccactcccacctcatcacGACTACTCCCACCTCATCACGACCACTCCCACCTCACCACGACCACTCCCACCTCAGCACGACCACTCCCACCTCACCACCACCACTCTCACCTCAGCACAACCACTCCCACCTCAGCACGACTACTCCCACCTCAGCACAACCACTCCCACCTCAGCACGACTACTCCCACCTCAGCACGACCACTCACACCTCACCTCAAGCACTCAAACCTCATCAGGCCACTCCCACCTCACCACGACCCCGCCTACCTCACCACAACCACTCCCACCTCACCACAACCACTCTGGCCTCATGACATGTCAGATTTTAATTCTGGCCGCCAGAAGCTTCGCCAGATGCAGCAATCTCTCGCAATTCTAACCAGTTTTTAAAACAcgtttttaaagtcttttttttatcctatttCTGCTGTTACCCTGTTTATTAATGTGGATGAGGTTGTTAGTGCAACAATGATTTAATCTGGACTtaactgtgtttgtttgtcGTTGCTGCCAACCGACACAGACTTTCATTCACCTGAAGAGCGGGAGTCCATTCGCAGAAACTTTTAAAGTGGCCTCTTTTAAATATGACTATCATGGCTGTGTGCGCAGAATGCAGCCTTACCAGCTCTCAGCTTATGGAGAATCTTTGCCACTTAAAAACAGAGATCCGTCAAAAAGATGAACCCATGGAAGGATTCATCTCCATTGCCACAGCCCAGGCGAAACATATTTCTTTTATGCAGGCCACTGGGCAGCCCGCCTCGCCTTCTAACCTGGTGTCCCAGCTGGTCTCAGCCTCAGCTGCCACCCTTCCATGGGTGGCTACCATGTATCCCGGCGTGGGACAGATCGCGCTGAAGACTCTGCACCCAAAGGGAGCGTCCCTCTGCCCCAGCAGCAGTCAGCGGAGTACCTCCCCTCCACTGCTGCACGTGCGGTGAGGGTCTCTGAATCTCCTGGTGACTCAGAAGTCGGCATAGGAGCCGAAGTTCTTGGCGCCCCTGACCCACAGCTCAACACCAAGGCCTGTGCAGCAGACCTGGATGAGTGTCGCACGCAGCGGCCGGAGGATGGACCCGGTTCCAGGGAGAGCCTCCTCACCACCTTGGCTCTCCCTCTCTAACCACTTCAAGTCCCTGGCAGACGAGGCTGGGGTCCACCGCAACGACTCCGCAGCATTTCCAGCGCCACCTGCGCAGAGGGACCTGGCTCCAGCTGTCGCGGCCTCCAGCTCGGCTTCCTCTCCTTCGCGAGCTGCCAGCGCTGGGCAGCCCACCGCAACTGGGATGATTCGCCGCAGGATCCTGAAGGAGGCGGTCACCAGACGCTCAGGGTGTCCTCCCCGAGCAAACACCTCTCTCTGCTCCCCCTGTGCACCTGCACCCGCCAACTGACCGATTCAGCCTGCGTCAGCACGGACAGAGAGTCCGTCAGCCTGGTGCGACAGAAGCCCCCGCACGTCCCCTCAGCCCCCCCATCCCCCCTACCACCATAATCATTGGAGATTCAATAACCAGGAACATTCGATTTCTCAACTCCATCACCCTGGAGCGACTGTCCCCGTCATCCTGGACAAACTCCTGCACCTCCTCCCCTCACTCCCCCCCCTCTGTCACAAAGATCGTAATTCATGTTGGCACAAATGACACCACCTGCAGGGAATCAGAGCGCACCAAAAAGGATTTTAACTcgctttttaacattttaaagaacaCAGGAAAGACTGTTTTTATCTCCGGACCCATACCCACACTCAGCTGCAGGGCGGAGCGCTTCAGCCGCCTATTGGCACTAAACACCTGGTTCCACTCCACCTGCACCACCCACAATTTTATATTTGTTAACAGCTTTGATATTTTCTGGGATCATGAATGTTTATTCACGAATGATGGGATTCATCCTAATTGGCAGGGTAGCCAAATGTTGTCTGCAAACATTTTATATGCCATCCAATCCTCATAGCGTGTTTGACAGCCTGCAGACATCAGTATATGCTCCCAAGGTCAGACCACTCTTCTCCCTTAAAAAAATCTCTGGTCACCTGAGCTCACTGCTCACTTAAACCATTCCTTCCTCAACCCTCCCTACAGTCTCCGACTCCCTCATTCTGGTCCAtaccaccatcagacctctgacTCTGACTACCAGTTAAAGATGCAAGGGCAGCATTTAATTCTAATCTAATTTTAGTTAATGATTCTAATGCTAGAGTTTTATTTAAGGTTATAGACTCAATCACCaccccctcctcttctctttctctttttgctgATGCTTCAAACGAGACATGTGAgaagttttttgtttcttttaacaacaaagTAAAGGACATCAGGGATAatatcacccccccccccagcccgTATTTTAAACACAAGTAGAGACATTTTTAATTATTCTAGCAGTTTTGAGCCAGTGTCCTTGTCTTTTTATCTGAAATTTTAGCCAAGATGAAAACAGCTGCGTGCAGTCTCGATTTTATTCCCACCAAATTTTTCAAAGAGGTTTTTTAGCACGGTTTGGCCCAGTATTTTATAATAATCAATAGTTCTTTGGCAGAAGGTGTAGTtccttctgtttttaaacatgctgtggTCCAACCTTGACCCTtctgattttaataattttagacCTGTTTTAAAGCTTCAATTTTTATCCAAGGTTTTAGAGAAGGTGGTTTCTACacagcttttatcttttatgtccCACAGTAACCTCTTTGAGAAactccagtctggttttagag
This window of the Cheilinus undulatus linkage group 11, ASM1832078v1, whole genome shotgun sequence genome carries:
- the LOC121517038 gene encoding mucin-1-like is translated as MSKRITAVRKSQLITTTPTSLQPLPPHHDYSHLITTTPTSSQPLPPHYNHSHLTTTTPTSSQPLQPHLKHSHLITTTPTSARPLPPHHDYSHLITTTPTSPQALPPHHNHSHLTTTTPTSPRLLPPQHDHSHLTTTTPTSPQPLPPHHNHSHLTTTTPTSPQPLPPHHDYSHLTTTTPTSPRLLPPHLKHPPHHDYSNLITTTPTSPQALPPHLKHSHLITTTPTSLQPLPPLSSTSARPSHLSPQPLPPHHNHSHLTTTTPTSPQPLPPHHDYSHLSTTTPTSPRLLPPHLKHPPHHDYSNLITTTPTSPQALPPHLKHSHLTTTTPTSSQPLPPHHDHSHLITTTPTSSQPLPPQHDHSHLTPTTSTSARPLPPHHNPSHLSTTTPSSLQPLPPQHDHSHLITTTPTSARPLPPHSNHFHLSTTTPTSLQPLPPQHDHSHLTTTTSTSHDHSHLTTTTPTSSQPIPPHHNPSHLTTTTPTSPRPLPPNHEHSHLTTTTPTSSLHLQPQHDHSHLITTTPTSARPLPPHHDHSHLTKTTPTSSQPLPPQHDHSHLTTTTPTSPKPLPPHHDHSHLTTTTPTSARPLPPHQNHSHLTTTTPTSARPLPPHHNHSHLITTTLTSSQPLPPHHDHSHLIMTTPTSSQPLPPQHDHSHLTTTTSTSSRPLPPHHNPSHLTTTTPTSLQPLPPQHDHSHLTTTTSTSSQPLPPYHNHSHLITTTPTSPRPLPPHHDHSHLITTTPTSSQPLPPQHDHSHLTTTTPTSSQPLPPHHNPSHLTTTTPTSPRPLPPNHEHFHLTTTTPTSSQPLPPQHDHSHLTTTTPTSPKPLPPHHNHSHLSTTTPTSPRPLPSHKNHSHLTTTTPTSPRPLPPQHDHSHLTTTTPTSSQPLPPQQDHSHLSTTTPTSARPLPPHHHHSHLITTTPTSSQPLPPHHHHSHLTTTTPTSSRLLPPHHDHSHLTTTTPTSARPLPPHHHHSHLSTTTPTSARLLPPQHNHSHLSTTTPTSARPLTPHLKHSNLIRPLPPHHDPAYLTTTTPTSPQPLWPHDMSDFNSGRQKLRQMQQSLAILTSF